A section of the candidate division WOR-3 bacterium genome encodes:
- a CDS encoding V-type ATPase subunit, which yields MLETTYREIKTPLTEDPNYGFVSGRIRFREKFLLRERDYEGLIQATSEKDFLSLLSNTPYAQFKGKDPLGVIQAAEWENHLFLKEYAHSLDLLKILLFPFDLHNLKIYRKGLKLRKDLSLFSSPFGYFSYPNFPSEIAQLAQNPSLSDDQLEVELFSRIYSLAQKFPFLAQYLSLLADVSNLLTLLRVMRFALSPFQFLPHGYFTEKFLSSLTPLPLRELPERFPSPISEILKEAIPFISEGDFGFLRLEKRLYHLLLSFLRTAGQSLFGYEVLSAYYLLKRQEIENLRRIYLSRFFYQITNLTILKELIIV from the coding sequence ATGTTGGAAACTACTTATAGGGAAATAAAGACACCTCTAACAGAAGACCCGAATTATGGGTTTGTTTCGGGAAGAATCCGGTTTCGGGAGAAATTTTTATTGAGAGAGAGGGATTACGAAGGGCTCATCCAAGCCACTTCGGAAAAAGATTTCCTTTCCCTCCTCTCTAATACCCCTTATGCCCAGTTTAAGGGAAAAGACCCCTTGGGGGTAATCCAAGCGGCGGAATGGGAAAATCACCTCTTCTTGAAGGAATATGCCCACTCACTAGACCTATTAAAAATCCTCCTCTTCCCCTTTGACCTCCACAATCTGAAAATCTATCGTAAGGGGTTAAAATTGAGAAAGGACCTCTCTTTATTTTCTTCCCCCTTCGGTTATTTTTCCTATCCTAATTTCCCTTCAGAGATTGCCCAATTAGCCCAAAATCCCTCCCTCTCCGACGATCAGTTGGAGGTGGAACTCTTTTCCCGAATTTATTCCCTCGCCCAAAAATTTCCCTTTCTGGCTCAATACCTCTCCCTTCTCGCCGATGTGAGTAATCTCTTAACTCTATTAAGGGTGATGAGGTTCGCACTCTCTCCCTTTCAATTTCTCCCTCATGGTTATTTCACCGAAAAATTTCTTTCTTCCCTCACTCCCCTTCCTTTAAGGGAACTTCCGGAGAGATTCCCCTCTCCAATTTCTGAGATCTTAAAGGAGGCAATCCCCTTTATCAGCGAAGGCGATTTTGGTTTTTTGCGTTTAGAAAAAAGGCTCTACCATCTCCTCCTCTCTTTTCTCCGAACAGCCGGTCAATCTTTATTTGGTTATGAGGTTCTTTCTGCCTATTATCTCTTAAAGAGACAAGAGATTGAAAACCTCCGTCGCATTTACCTTTCTCGCTTTTTCTATCAGATCACCAATTTAACAATCCTTAAGGAATTGATAATAGTATGA
- a CDS encoding V-type ATP synthase subunit A encodes MEVGKIVKVSGPLVVARDIPNARMYDICLVGEYKLVGEIIGLRGDSVFIQVYEETGGLGPNDPVFPTHQPLTVELGPGLIEAIFDGIQRPLSLLKEKKGDFIERGISVPALNRERKWYFKPVVREGEEVEGGDIIGEVPETSLVLHKIMVPPGIKGKVIEIKEGEFNVEETVCLLKNPEGKEIKLTLMQRWPVRIPRPVKRKLPPKESLLTGQRICDTFFPIAKGGTACIPGPFGSGKTVMQHQFSKWADAEIIIFVGCGERGNEMASVLLEFPELKDPKSGEPLMKRTCLIANTSNMPVAAREASVYTGVAIGEYFRDMGYSVALQADSTSRWAEAMREISGRLEEMPGEEGYPAYLAAKIAEFYERAGKVICLGKDNRLGYLSIIGSVSPPGGDLSDPVVQATLRVVKVFWSLEDKLAFKRHFPAINWLNSYSLYLDDVRDTFDGVSSEFFELSREAMAILEKEAELEEIVRLIGKDVLIPEDRLLLEIARMIREDFLHQSAFDPIDSFSSFRKQFLMLSTIINFYRLSLAKIASGKITVEEIERHPLREKIARMRYFSEEEFSKLKEEMNQIFSE; translated from the coding sequence ATGGAAGTAGGGAAGATTGTTAAAGTCTCTGGGCCTTTAGTGGTCGCTCGGGATATCCCAAATGCCCGAATGTATGATATCTGTCTGGTTGGGGAGTACAAATTGGTGGGGGAGATTATCGGTTTAAGGGGAGATTCTGTCTTTATTCAAGTCTACGAAGAAACCGGCGGCTTAGGACCGAATGACCCGGTCTTCCCTACCCACCAACCCTTAACTGTTGAGTTAGGACCGGGATTAATTGAAGCCATATTTGATGGGATTCAAAGACCTCTCTCTCTCTTAAAAGAGAAGAAGGGAGATTTCATTGAAAGGGGAATTTCGGTCCCGGCCTTAAATCGGGAAAGAAAGTGGTATTTCAAACCAGTAGTAAGAGAGGGGGAAGAGGTAGAAGGTGGTGATATTATTGGAGAAGTTCCGGAAACAAGTCTTGTCCTCCATAAAATAATGGTTCCCCCGGGGATTAAAGGAAAGGTAATTGAGATTAAGGAGGGGGAATTTAATGTGGAAGAGACCGTTTGCCTCCTAAAAAATCCGGAAGGAAAAGAGATCAAACTCACTCTGATGCAAAGGTGGCCGGTGCGAATCCCCCGGCCGGTAAAGAGAAAACTGCCACCAAAAGAAAGTCTCCTCACCGGACAGAGGATATGTGATACCTTCTTCCCTATCGCTAAGGGAGGAACCGCCTGTATCCCTGGACCATTCGGCTCAGGCAAAACAGTAATGCAACACCAATTTTCTAAATGGGCGGATGCAGAAATTATCATCTTTGTCGGTTGTGGAGAAAGGGGAAATGAGATGGCATCGGTACTTTTAGAATTTCCAGAACTGAAAGACCCAAAATCCGGAGAGCCTTTAATGAAGCGAACCTGTCTCATTGCCAATACTTCCAATATGCCGGTTGCCGCCCGAGAAGCATCCGTCTATACCGGAGTGGCAATTGGGGAATATTTTCGGGATATGGGATACTCGGTTGCCTTACAAGCGGATTCCACATCAAGATGGGCAGAGGCGATGCGGGAAATCTCGGGTCGCCTGGAAGAGATGCCAGGGGAAGAGGGTTATCCCGCTTACCTTGCCGCCAAAATCGCGGAATTTTACGAAAGGGCGGGAAAGGTAATCTGCTTGGGTAAAGATAACCGGCTGGGGTACCTTTCGATTATCGGTTCTGTCTCACCCCCTGGGGGTGACCTTTCTGACCCGGTGGTTCAGGCGACATTGAGAGTGGTCAAAGTTTTCTGGAGCCTGGAAGATAAATTGGCATTCAAAAGACACTTCCCGGCTATTAACTGGCTAAATTCCTATTCTCTTTACTTGGATGATGTGAGGGATACTTTTGATGGGGTATCTTCCGAATTCTTTGAATTATCAAGAGAAGCGATGGCGATTTTGGAGAAAGAAGCCGAATTGGAGGAGATTGTCCGACTTATTGGTAAGGATGTCCTCATCCCGGAGGACCGCTTACTTTTGGAAATCGCCCGAATGATCCGGGAAGATTTCCTCCACCAATCCGCCTTTGACCCTATTGACAGTTTTTCTTCCTTCCGGAAACAGTTCTTGATGCTTTCCACCATTATCAATTTTTATCGTCTCTCCTTGGCTAAGATAGCAAGCGGCAAAATTACCGTAGAAGAGATTGAGCGCCATCCCCTAAGGGAAAAGATTGCCCGGATGCGCTACTTTTCGGAGGAGGAATTTTCTAAATTGAAAGAGGAGATGAACCAGATCTTTTCTGAATAG
- a CDS encoding V-type ATP synthase subunit B, whose translation MAIVTHRKISQIQGPLLLAEGVEGVKYLELVEILLPTGEKRQGQVLEVDKDKALVQAFEGTQGLELAQSKIKFLGRGITIPLSREILGRVFTGLGKPRDGGEEVIPEEFRDINGAPINPYSREYPIEFIQTGISTIDVLNTLVRGQKLPIFSGSGLPHNRLAAQIVKQAKVLGKEEEFAIVFGAMGITFEEGEFFLSSFKEEGALERSVVYLNLADEPAIERLATPRCALTAAEYLAFDCGMHVLVILTDMTNYCEALREISAARKEIPGRRGYPGYLYSDLASIYERCGRIKGRKGSITLMPILTMPEDDKTHPIPDLTGYITEGQIILSRALLKKKIYPPIDVLPSLSRLRDRGIGEGKTRKDHPDLANQLFACYARGKEVEEIKTILGEEALSEMDKVYLEFANQFEEKFVAQGEEENRAIEESLAIGWELLKIFPRSELKRIREEILEEYFK comes from the coding sequence ATGGCAATCGTCACTCATCGGAAAATAAGTCAAATCCAAGGTCCTCTCCTTCTCGCCGAAGGGGTAGAAGGGGTAAAATATTTAGAACTGGTAGAAATCCTTTTACCCACCGGTGAGAAAAGACAAGGACAAGTTTTGGAAGTGGATAAGGACAAAGCCTTAGTTCAAGCCTTTGAAGGAACCCAGGGGTTAGAACTTGCTCAATCAAAGATTAAATTTTTGGGCCGGGGTATAACCATTCCCCTATCCCGGGAGATTCTCGGCCGGGTCTTTACCGGATTGGGTAAACCCCGGGACGGAGGAGAAGAAGTGATTCCAGAAGAATTCCGGGATATTAACGGAGCGCCAATCAATCCTTATTCGCGAGAATATCCAATTGAATTCATACAAACCGGTATCTCCACCATTGATGTTTTAAATACCTTAGTCCGGGGGCAGAAACTACCAATTTTCTCTGGTTCCGGTCTTCCCCATAATCGTTTAGCGGCCCAGATCGTGAAGCAGGCAAAGGTCTTAGGTAAAGAAGAGGAATTTGCCATTGTCTTCGGGGCAATGGGTATTACATTTGAAGAAGGAGAATTTTTCCTCTCTTCCTTTAAAGAAGAAGGTGCTTTAGAGAGAAGTGTCGTTTACTTAAACTTGGCGGATGAGCCAGCGATTGAAAGATTAGCTACTCCCCGCTGTGCCTTAACCGCAGCGGAATACTTAGCCTTTGATTGCGGAATGCATGTCCTGGTGATTCTCACCGATATGACCAATTATTGCGAGGCCTTAAGGGAAATTTCTGCAGCCCGGAAAGAGATACCAGGTCGGCGCGGATATCCAGGTTATCTCTATTCCGATTTGGCGAGTATCTATGAGCGATGCGGACGGATAAAGGGAAGAAAAGGTTCCATCACTTTGATGCCAATTTTAACTATGCCGGAAGATGATAAGACCCATCCGATTCCGGATTTAACGGGTTATATTACCGAGGGGCAGATAATCTTATCAAGGGCCCTTTTGAAAAAAAAGATTTACCCACCAATTGATGTCCTTCCCTCTCTTTCGCGCCTTCGCGACCGGGGGATTGGGGAAGGGAAAACAAGGAAAGACCATCCGGACTTAGCCAATCAACTCTTTGCCTGTTATGCCCGAGGCAAAGAGGTTGAGGAGATAAAGACCATCTTGGGAGAGGAAGCGCTTTCGGAAATGGATAAAGTTTATCTAGAATTTGCCAATCAGTTTGAAGAAAAATTTGTTGCCCAAGGCGAAGAGGAAAACCGTGCCATTGAAGAGAGTCTCGCGATTGGTTGGGAACTATTAAAAATCTTCCCGAGGAGTGAATTGAAAAGAATCCGAGAAGAAATCTTGGAAGAATATTTTAAGTAG
- a CDS encoding SIMPL domain-containing protein: MFEEDKRFDIRNRLFYLLAIFIAGLLTYLFLSVIYQFQTLKSRTENREISFSGEAKIIPKPEFALLNFAVISRGLKMEEAQRINEEKRDTIFNALSLFELPKEEIKEIKYNIAMVPDTAQGMRVQKFQITKEYEVKIKEINKIPEMIKKIEERGGVLTSEVKFLLEDIEKLREETRSLLISKVRAKAEKRAKELGISLGGIVGMKEEIIPQENNEELLKITLTYTIK, translated from the coding sequence ATGTTTGAAGAAGATAAAAGGTTTGATATCCGAAATCGCCTCTTTTATCTTTTGGCGATATTTATCGCTGGACTTCTTACCTATCTCTTCCTCTCCGTCATTTACCAATTCCAAACATTAAAAAGTCGGACCGAAAATAGAGAAATTTCCTTTTCCGGAGAGGCAAAGATAATTCCTAAACCAGAGTTTGCCCTTCTCAACTTTGCCGTTATCAGCCGGGGATTAAAAATGGAGGAAGCGCAAAGGATTAATGAAGAAAAACGGGATACCATTTTTAACGCCCTCTCCCTTTTTGAACTGCCAAAAGAAGAAATTAAAGAGATAAAATATAATATCGCAATGGTTCCGGACACCGCTCAGGGGATGCGGGTGCAAAAATTTCAGATAACAAAAGAGTATGAAGTAAAGATTAAGGAGATAAATAAGATTCCGGAAATGATAAAAAAAATTGAAGAAAGAGGGGGAGTCTTAACTTCCGAAGTTAAATTTCTCTTGGAAGATATTGAAAAATTAAGGGAAGAAACCCGTTCCCTTCTTATCTCTAAGGTGAGAGCAAAAGCAGAAAAAAGGGCAAAAGAATTAGGGATCAGTTTAGGAGGAATAGTGGGAATGAAAGAAGAAATCATCCCCCAAGAGAATAACGAAGAACTCCTAAAAATAACCTTAACCTATACCATTAAGTGA